From Rutidosis leptorrhynchoides isolate AG116_Rl617_1_P2 chromosome 3, CSIRO_AGI_Rlap_v1, whole genome shotgun sequence, a single genomic window includes:
- the LOC139896815 gene encoding mediator-associated protein 2-like produces MGDVKLSEMKGVSEFQEDSRAPLIELNNTDSTELWLIQWPKDQVPDLDGQQMSLNLQDDSGHLGSFETSFGKSYEVVSFGAQEPATVFQSSAQGSNIVGNITRRVSFVNYLEPNEVPKDDTKKLKQLYEKSAVTSLNTSAYNFVTPTKSSRPAPSSARTIKHSARRSSLSEENVRSKDSKVSKSSLHSGLDSEHSGEKSKKRKKHVS; encoded by the exons ATGGGTGATGTAAAGCTGTCTGAAATGAAGGGTGTATCTGAGTTTCAAGAGGATTCAAGAGCTCCTTTAATTGAGCTAAATAATACAGATTCTACTGAACTGTGGCTCATCCAATGGCCTAAAGATCAA GTTCCTGATTTGGACGGGCAACAAATGTCATTAAATCTTCAAGATGATTCAGGGCACCTGGGTTCTTTTGAAACTTCATTTG GTAAGTCATATGAGGTTGTAAGCTTTGGAGCACAGGAACCAGCCACAGTGTTCCAATCATCTGCACAAGGTTCAAATATTG TTGGTAACATTACAAGGCGAGTTTCATTTGTTAATTATCTGGAGCCTAACGAAGTACCAAAAGATGATACCAAGAAGTTAAAACAGTTATACGAAAAGTCTgctgtaacttcattaaacacttcTGCTTATAATTTTGTAACTCCTACAAAAAGTTCAAGACCTGCACCATCAAGTGCCAGAACCATTAAGCACAGCGCGCGTAGAAGTTCATTATCTGAAGAAAATGTGCGGTCCAAGGATTCAAAGGTTAGTAAGTCTAGTCTGCACTCGGGCCTTGACTCGGAACATTCGGGAGAAAAGTCAAAGAAGAGAAAGAAACATGTGTCGTAA